Part of the Bacillus sp. N1-1 genome, ATTGATAAGCGGCGATTCACGTTATAGAGTCCGAGTCCTGTTCCAAGATCAGATGAAACGTGCATTTTTCCAAGCTGATCAAGTCGCTTTGGAGGAATCCCCTCTCCGTTATCCGTTACACAGACGACCGTGCCATTTGAATGACGCGTAATGCTGATTTCAACTAAGCAGTCTGTATTTTTATTTTTAATCCCATGTTTAATTGCATTTTCAACAATAGGTTGGAGCGTGAGAGGAGGTAGATTCATCGTTAACGCACTTTCATCAATCTTGTAGTTTACTGTGAGGCGATCGACGAATCGTGCCTCTTCTATTTCCAGGTAGGCTTTCACGTGCTTTAACTCTTGATTAAGCGAAGTCATGTTCGCCGTCGTTCCAGATAAATTCTGTCTTAAAAAGTGTGAAAGGGAAACGAGTAATTTACGTGCTTTATCAGGTTCGATTCGAATTAACGAAATAATCGTATTAAGCGAATTAAACAGAAAATGTGGACTGATTTGTGCTTGTAATGCTTTGATCTCGGCTTCTTTTGCGAGCTGATAGGCTTTATCCGCTTCAGCGATTTCGAGCTGGTTACTGAGCAGGTTGCTGAGACCGAGAACGAGCTCGGTGATAATATGGGTAATCTCTTTTTCCGATCGGAAATAAAATTTTAGGGTGCCGATCGTTTTTCCTCGCTGTTTGAGTGGGGCAATGATGGCAGCTCCGAGCGGACAGTCTTTCTCAGCGCAGTGAATGGTCTGATCGTTTGCTACAACAATCTCACCATTATGAATGACGTCTTTCGTAATGGTCGTTTGAATTTCGTGTCCTGATTGGTGATGGTCGTTCGCAAGCCCAACATGACTTAAAATGTGTGTTCGGTCTGTTATCGCGACTGCACTACCTTCAATTTCACGATGAAGAATCTGGCAGACTTCTTTCGCAGAAGCTTCGGAAAGCCCTTTTCTGAGATACCCGAGCGTTTGATCCGCGATACGAAGAGTTTTTTGAGCCTGCAGGGCACCGGCTTTTTCTTCCTCGTTTACGACATTTTTAATAATTAATAGGAAGAGAGCACAGCCAATACCGTTTGCGAGAATCATTGGAATCCCAATGACTTCAACGAGAGCGATTGCGTTTTCGAACGGCTTAGATAGAAGCAGGATAATGAGCATTTGAACCGTTTCTGCACCTGCACCGATCATAAAAGCTGAATGGAGTTTTACATGACGATTTCGTTTATGTAGGGAGCCGGCAATAAGTCCCGCAATTATCGAGGCAAGTCCACATGCCAGTGCTGTGAATCCTCCAAGCATATAGCGATGAAACCCTGCGATAAGACCGGCACCAAAGCCAACTCTCTTTCCTCCAAGAAGGCCTGCAAGTACGACACCGATCACCCTGGAATTGGCGATTGCTTCGTCAGAAGACACTTCAAGTGGCCAAGAATTAAATTGAAGTGAGTCTGTACTGAATGTCAGTCCGGTATATGTACCGATGATCCCAAAAAAACCGAAGAAACCAATCGCAACATACTGTTGCTTCCGAGCGAGCTGATCGCTGTAAATCATATCTCTAAAGAAGCGAAAGCGTGTTAACACAAACGCAATCGTAACAATTATGCCAAGTCTCTCCAGCATCGTAAGCAAGAGTTCAAACATCAGTGCCTGTCACCACCCGGTTTAAGTCAAATTGTGTCGAATAATAAAGCGGTTGCTTTCCATTATAAAGGTTTTGATCTTGTGAGGGAATGAACCTGAGAGAGCTGATTACTTTCTCAGGTATGACCTGTTATCTCTTTGCATCGGTTATTTCATCGTTTGAAATCCGAATTTCCTTAATCGATATTGTAAGCTTTGTCTGCTTAAACCTAGTAATTGTGCTGTTTTTGAGATATTACCTTTGTTTTCATGAAGCACCTTTTGAATATAAACTTTTTCTGCTTTCTCCATCTTCTCTTTCAATGGAATGGTTTGGTTGGAAGAATGAATGGGGAGCTCCTCTG contains:
- a CDS encoding sensor histidine kinase; the encoded protein is MFELLLTMLERLGIIVTIAFVLTRFRFFRDMIYSDQLARKQQYVAIGFFGFFGIIGTYTGLTFSTDSLQFNSWPLEVSSDEAIANSRVIGVVLAGLLGGKRVGFGAGLIAGFHRYMLGGFTALACGLASIIAGLIAGSLHKRNRHVKLHSAFMIGAGAETVQMLIILLLSKPFENAIALVEVIGIPMILANGIGCALFLLIIKNVVNEEEKAGALQAQKTLRIADQTLGYLRKGLSEASAKEVCQILHREIEGSAVAITDRTHILSHVGLANDHHQSGHEIQTTITKDVIHNGEIVVANDQTIHCAEKDCPLGAAIIAPLKQRGKTIGTLKFYFRSEKEITHIITELVLGLSNLLSNQLEIAEADKAYQLAKEAEIKALQAQISPHFLFNSLNTIISLIRIEPDKARKLLVSLSHFLRQNLSGTTANMTSLNQELKHVKAYLEIEEARFVDRLTVNYKIDESALTMNLPPLTLQPIVENAIKHGIKNKNTDCLVEISITRHSNGTVVCVTDNGEGIPPKRLDQLGKMHVSSDLGTGLGLYNVNRRLSMLYGNKATLQIRSTLYEGTTICFMIPTTEDK